A stretch of DNA from Sphingomonas insulae:
GGCCCCACTCTCATCGAGCAAGACCGCTAGTGCAGCTGCAATGGAATGGGCGTCAACGCCACTGTCGATGGCGGCACCGCTGGTGAAGCCGACCGGTAAGTTGCAATGTTGCGACATGGCAACGGGGATGCCGGAAGCCCAGCTTTCAAGGATTACCATTGGCAAACCCTCACTATGAGATGGCAAGGCGAGCGCCGTTGCACTCCCAATTAATGCCCGCTTGGCGTCGCCGTAGACGGGGCCGGTAAAGGATAATCGGGAATCTAGAACTAAGTCGATACGTGCCTGCAGCGCGGCAACATGTATTGGATCCCCCCAACCAGCGATCGTAAGTTGTGGTGCAGCTGGGCCCCGCTGTTTGACCAGAATTTGCCAAGCGTCGATCAATCCGTCAATGTTCTTCTTAGGGTGGATGCGACCCAGATAGACGATACGGGCCGTAGCCGAGTCGCGCCCTTCATTGTCATATAGGTGCGCATCTACGGCGTTCGGAATGACGGCAATAGCGTCATTGCCCGTTTCACGCTGGATGTCTGCGGCCTCAGCGCGGGTAAGTGCATGGAAAAGATTGGCACGCCGCCAGCTGCGATGTTCGTAGCCAAGCCGGGCGATTGCCTTTTTGGCCTGCCCGCGCTGCGTGATCCAAGGGTCCAGCATTCCATGTGGAGAGATGACATATGGACGACGCGTCACGGCAGCCCAGCGCTCCGCCAAATGAGATGTTGCCATCCAGATGCCATGAAGATGTAGAAGGTCGATGTCGGCCGCGGCCAGCTTGCGTCCCAGATCGGGGCTGTATCCTATCTGGCTCGGTCCCAACGTCCGCCCCAACTGCACCGGGATTCCATCGAAACGACTACGGTCGTCCGCACTGTGTAGGTCCTCCAGTGCAAAGATGACGGGATCAGCGCCGGCTGCGCACAGCATGGCTGCATGGGCAACGACTGCCTCGAAGACGCCTCCGCCCAATCGCGAGGCCCAGGGCGACAACAGGCCAACCCGTAATCGTCGATCGCGCACTGTCCTGCTCACCTTCTGTGTTGTAGCCTGGTTCATTGGGAATGGGTCAGCTCATGATCGGTCGAAACAGGAGCTTCATCCCGCCACGCTGCATCAGGCGCCCCACCAGGCGTTTGCTTGGCAAGAGCGGCGCTCCGTTCGCCAATGTATTGGCCCGGGTCTGAAACAGCGAACTGGCGATGTTGACACAGGCAATTCCTCCCAGGGCCGCTAGGGGACCATATAGGAACCCCGCGACCGTCCCGGCGACAAGCGATCCTGCCAGTTGAAAGACGTTGCCCATAATATTGTATCGCAGCTTGCCCGATGCGGGGCCGAACAGCATTCCGGGAATGCACAAGACGTAAACGAACGTCGCGACCCAGTCGATAAAGAAGAACAGCAGGAATTGCTGATCGACACGGCGCAAGAGCACTAGCGACACGACAGGTGCCAACAATGCCACGCCAGCATAGACGATCAACGCCGAAGCGGTGATGAGTGCAACCTGCCGTTCGTATATATGGCCGATCGCCCGCAGCTGTCGCCGTGCAAAAGCGCGAGCGAGGATAGGAACACTAAGAAAAGCGGGACCGATCAACAGGACGCGGACCGGTTGGAATACACGTTCGACCAGCTCGTAGACGGCGGTGCTCGCGGTTCCCCCAACCCGCGTCAGGACCAATCGCACCACCACGTCGTACAATTGTGCCATGGCCGTGTTGGCTTGCGTCAGCAAAGACAGGCCGATGGTCTCGCGGATGACGTCGCGGTGAAAACGCAATCTAAGCCGGAATCGGCCTGCGCGGAGATGGCGTGATAAGCTGGCCCATGCCGCAATGATCACGAAGATGAACTGGATCATCTGAGCGAACACCAGGCCCATAAGCTGCAAGCGAGGAGCAAGGACAATGGCCGTCACAAGCAGTAGAGCCGCCCCGGTCATGTTGATGATGCTCTTATTGGTACCTTTGCGAATGCCCACCAGTGCGGCGATGGGGACGGTGCTGAGGCTCCATAGGATTGCATTTACCAATACCAGCGGAAGCATGGTATGTCCAAGGGACTGCTGACCCGGTTCCAAGCTATGCCGAAGCGCAAGGCTCAGCGGATAATAGGCGATCGACGCAACCAGTGCATAGAAGCAGAAGGTAAAGATGATTGACGTATCAATATAGGGCCATATACGTCGTTCGCGATCCTCACGGCTCATCTGACCTATGAACTTGGGCAATGCCCCGGCGACGCCTACGTCGGCAAGCTTGATTACCGATGTCAAAGACTGGATCAGTGCCCAGACACCGAATTGCTTCAGCGAAGAATGCGCAATGACGACGCGAAAGGCGATCAGCAGAAACCCACCCGTAACCAGCACCTCGAGCACCGATGCGGCCGCGCCGTTGCGGGCAAGCCGCTGCAAGAGGGATATATCCTGCATGTCGGATGCCATCGCCACGGCCCCGTTTGGTCGTTCGTTCATAGATGATGCTCACTCCGCAGCGGCTGCTTGCGATTGACGGCTCAACAAGTCAATCAATGTGCAGGGCAGACTCCGCTGACCGGTCGATAGCCTGTCAAACCAGGGCTGGCCAATCGGCCACCCAAGCGGGTAAGCGCCATGTGCAATGCAACCGTCGAAAGCGCCATGACAGAAACCAAGAACCCAAAAGCCGCCGTCGTTCTGACCTCGATTGCCGCCCCCAACGCGGTGATGAAGGCGATCTCTGCCGATTGCCGTGAACGCGGACTGGACTTCTACGTCGTGGGAGACACCAAATCGCCTGACGAGTTCGAGCTGGAAGGATGCCGCTTCTATAGCTACGCTGCCCAGCGCGAACTCGCCTTTGTGACGGCGGGGCTGTGCCCGACGCGTCATTACGCGCGCAAGAACATCGGATATCTGCTGGCGATCCAGACGGGTGTCGAGCTGATCATCGAAACCGACGACGACAATCTGCCAGGTCCCGATTTTTACGAGGCGTTGCCGCTAGAAGCGACGCTGCCGGCCGTTGCGCAAGCCGGTTGGGTTAACGTCTATCGCTACTTCACCGACGGACTAATCTGGCCGCGCGGACTGCCGCTGGACGAGATCAACGCCCCGCTGCCTGTACTGTTGGAGCCGCAGGCTGTGCGCATTCCCATCCAGCAAGGGCTGGCGAATGAGAACCCGGACGTGGATGCCATCTATCGGCTCGCACTGCCGTTGCCGTTCAACTTCGACAAATCGCAGCGTGTGGCGCTGTCCGCCGGGACATGGTGCCCTTACAACAGCCAAAACACGATCCACTACAGCGAAGCCTTCCCGCTTCTTTATCTGCCGGCTTACTGCAGCTTCCGTATGACGGATATCTGGCGCAGCTTTGTCGCGCAACGGATTGCAGGCGTGAACGGTTGGTCCATCCTGTTCCGAGAGGCAACGGTTGTTCAGGATCGCAACGACCATAGTCTGATGCGCGATTTCGAGGACGAAATTAGTGGCTATCTTGGCAATCGCAAGATCGCTGAAGCCTTGGATGCTCTGGACCTCAAGGCCGGTACCGATCTGGGTACCATGGGGGAAAATCTGCGCAAATGTTATGGCGCGCTGGTTGATGGCGACTACGTCGGAGCGGAGGAGCTGCCGTTGCTTGACGCATGGCTGACCGATCTGGCGACGATCCTTGGCTGAAGTGGATCGGCAGGAAAACCGCGCGAGCGCAGTTTTCATCTTCAATCATCGGTTCGAGCGTAATATCGAGAAGCTCGACGAGATTTATGGGGAGCGCTTTCCCAAGCGCACCTATCTGATGCCTTTCGCTCGTTCCGAAAGGGCGGACGTATGCCGCATTACAGAATCGAGCTGGCAGTTCAGCGGTCACGTTGCCCAAGGCGCGGCCTCGTTCATCGACGACGAGGCAACGCACTACGTCTTCATCTCGGATGATTTGATTCTCAATCCGAGAATAGATGCGTGGAACATCGCGTGCAAACTGGATCTTGATGCGTCTACCGGATATATCAAGTCGCTCGCGCCGCTCGACTCCGTACGATACCAGTGGCATCGGTCCCTGCCGGCCAGCATCGCTCTGCGGCGTAATGGGGATGGTTTCGACTGGCGTGCCGAACTCCCGCCCGAAGATGAGGCGCGCGCAAAGTTTGCTGGCATGGGTTTGCAGGATCATCCGTCCAAGATGCGCTCGCTGAGCGAGGCAAAGCATGCTCTGACCAAACTGCTTCCGGCCGCGGGCTATCTGGCCGCGCCTTGGGCGGTGAAGCTGCACGGCAAGCCGAGCGATTACCCCTTGTTGATGGGCTATGCCGACTTTTTCGTGGTACCAGCCGAGGCGATCCGGCGCTTCACCCATTATTGCGGGGTATTCGCGGCCCTCGACATCTTCGCGGAAGTCGCGGTGCCGACTGCGTTGGCCCTGGCGGTCGATCGGGTGAAAACCGAACTGAAGCCGGGCGAGAGATTCAACGACCCGTTGGCAGCGCGTCAGCCGGATTTCGCGTGGCAGGGAATCGAGTTTTGGGATCCGGCGGAGACCCCGGTGTTTGCCGCTCGTTTCGGCAACGACCGCGATCGCCTGATGAAAGAGTTCCCGGACGAGTATCTGTATGTCCACCCGGTCAAGCTGAGTCAGTGGCGCTAAGGCGCATTGACGATCTGAGGGCTGACCGATGAAGCTGCTGATTCTGGGCATAAACTATGCACCCGAGAAAATCGGGATCGCGGTATATACGAGCGATCTGGCGAGGTCGCTCTTACAGGCGGGTCACGATGTGCGCGTGTTGACTGCCAAGCCTTATTATCCCGAGTGGCAGGTTCAGCACGCCTACCGTCGCCCTTTTTGGTGGAGCGAAACCTGTGATGGGGTGCGGGTTCTACGCTGCCCCATCTATGTGCCCTCCCATCCCTCGGGTGTCCGACGATTGCTGCACCATGCCAGCTTTGCATTGAGCGTGCTGGTTCCGGGATTGTGGAGCGGCTTTCGCTGGCGTCCCGATGCTGTATTGTGCATCGCGCCTTCGTTAATGGCGGCCCCGGTCGGCTGGGCTGCCGCCCGTCTGGCTGGATCGATCGCCTGGTTGCATATTCAGGACTTCGAAGTGGAGGCAGCGGTTGCGACCGGGCTGCTCAATGGCAATTCCAAAGCCGCGCGACTCGCCAGGTCCGTGGAACGCACGATCATGGGGCTGTTCGATCGGGTGAGCAGTATCGGGCCTGAAATGTGCCGTCGCCTAGATGATCTTGGTGTGCCCGCGAGTCGAATTCGGCAGATGCGCAACTGGGCGGACCTCCATGCGATCAGACCGCAAGGCGCTCAATCGCCCTATCGGCAGGAACTCGGCATTACGACGCCCTATGTCGCATTATATTCGGGCAACATCGCCAACAAGCAAGGGATCGAGATCGTGGTGGCCGCGGCCAGGCGACTGAAGCACCGCCACGACCTTACCATCGTCATCTGCGGTGATGGCCCCAACCGCGCGGCACTGGAGCAGCAAGCAGATGGCTGCCATAACATCGTCATAGCCGGTCTGCAGCCAAAAGACCGCCTATCCGATCTGCTGTCGCTCGCCACGGTTCACCTGTTGCCGCAGAAGGGTAATGCGGCTGACCTGGTACTGCCGTCCAAATTGACCAACATGCTCGCGTCCGGGAGACCAGTCGTCGCAACCGCATCCGCCGGCACCGGCTTGGCGCGCGAAGTGGAGGGATGCGGGTTAGTTACCCCTCCCGAAGACGAAGTGGCGTTTGCCAATGCGATCGAGCGGCTGCTTGACGATGCTTCGCTCCGGGACCGGTGCAGCCGTGCGGCACGACAACGAGCGGAGCAGAGCTGGAACAAGGAAGTGACGGTGCAAGGGTTCCTGGACGACTTGAGCTCGGTGGTCGCCGGGGTCAAACCTGTCGGAGTAAGCCGGTGAACGCGCTTTGCCGTCTCGACGTAGCCGCCCTAGGGTGCCGGCATTCAGGGTCCGAATCGATGCCGATCCGACGGATATTTCAGAGAAAGGGGACCGCATGATCGCGCGTTCATCTTCGCCGACGATCGCTGTGGTCGTGGCGACCCGCGGGCGCGCGGCCGAAGTCTGCATATTGCTGGAGCGACTGGCCCAGGGTCATCGTCGCCCCGATCATGTGGTGATCGTCGGCAGCTCCCCTGCGGATTGGGCGGGAACGGAAACCGCCGTGCTGCCGGTGATCACGCTTGCCTCAAGCGAGCCAGGTCTTCCGCGGCAGCGCAATGCCGGTGTGCGCCACCTGCTCGAGAACGCCGTGGCTGCGGACGTTATTGTCTTCTTCGACGATGATTTCCGGCCTCATCGCGATTGGCTCGATGCGGCCGCGGCCGTGTTCAAGACGCACGAAGACGTCGTCGGCCTGACCGGCGCGGTTCTTCGGGATGGGGCCAAGACGGCTGCTATCGACGAAGCGGAGGCGAGCAACGTTCTTGCCGCCTGGGTGCGGCCCGCCGGGGAGGCGGCCCAATCCGTGCCGCGGCTATACGGATGCAACATGGCAGTACGCGCCGCGGTATTCGACAGGGCACGGTTTGATGAACGATTACCGCTTTACGGCTGGTTGGAGGATCTCGATTTCTCCGGCCAGCTGCAAGGTCGCCAGGTGCTTGCCAGGCATTGTGCCGGCGTCCACCTCGGTTCGAAGGGGGCCCGGGTCAGTGGACGCCGCTACGGCTATTCGCAGATTGCCAATCCGCTATATCTGGCAGGCAAGGGGACTTGTCCGCCGCTTCTCACCGCACGCTTTCTGGCCCAGGCGTTGGTATTGAACGCGCTGCGGGCTTTCTACCGGCATCCTCTATTCGATTATCGCGGCCGGCTGGACGGCAATCTGCGCGCGTTCGGCGACGTGCTTCGAGGAAGGCTGCGTCCGGAGCGAATATTGGACCTGTAGCGATCTACCCCAATTGGGTGCCGTCAGTCGCATGCGCCGGTGCGCCGGTCGCTTTCAGGTAAAGCGCGCCGTTTTCTTCCCACAAATGGGTCGTGCCCAAGACCAGATGGGCTCCATTCCATTTCCCGTCACCCAAGGTCGACACATGGCCGTCCGCTTGCGGTTCGCGCCCATGATAGACGTACAGCCGCGCCGCCTGGAACGCGTGATTTTCCGTAGGGTCGACGGGGACGATGACATATTGCCACGCTTGGGAATCTGCGGCAGCCGGCAAGGTAAAAGGGATGCGGACACGACGCCATTCAGCAGGCAAGACATAGCGCAGTCGTCGCGCGATGATCCCCGCCGCGTAGTTGAAGATGCGTACCTCTACCGCGTCCGCGCTCTTTGTGCTTGCGCGCTTCAGATCGACTGCGAGCCAGCCTTGGTGTCCGGCCCTTGCCGTACGAAGAGTATCCGCGAGGCCGCCACCCTGCCGGACCGGAACGACCTCGACCGCGCGGTTATGCCCTGCATGGTCGGCGACGGGCGTCAGGGATACACCTTCGCCAAAGGTCTTGAAGGCTTCGGGACGATCCGCAGACGCGAGCAGGTGGAAAGAGGTGTCGTCGCCGCCCGTGCCAGGCAGTATTGTCTCCTCGGCAATAGCTTGGGTCGCGCTTGGGTCCGATTGCGGGCCGATGGCGGCATTGCTGATGCCTTGAAGGAACGGGGAACTGCCAAGGAGGCTGTCGGCATTTTCCAATCGCACCGTCCAATTGGCATTGGCGTAATCGATCTTGCGGGCCCCCATGAACTCGCAAAGGTACAAATGCCGCCCGCCATCGTGGCAATTGTTGATATAGGTGAGGTTTCGAACTTCCGAGATCCAGCTGCGTATGAAAGGCGATCTGACATCACCCGAGCAGGAAATGCGGCTGTTCTCGATAGTGATGCCGGACAGAAACGCGCCGTCCCCCCCGCCGGTGTCGAACCGTACATTGGGTGCCCGTGTCTGGCGGGTGTCGCCTGGGCCTTCGCGGGCTACTAAGATGCGCACGTCATCCGGTTGCATGTTCTCGCTGCCGAACTTATTGCCGCAAATCATCGTTCCCCAGCCCGAGTTGCTGCCGAACTGACCAGGCGTGATCTCGGGCACGAGCCAAATTGCCGCACCCCTCGGTGTTGTCTTGTCCCAGAACAGAAAGTCGTTGCGCAGCACGTGGATGCTGCCGCTGGGGTTTGGACCGATCTTCAAATGATAGCGATTGCGCAGAAATGCATTGCCTTCGATAATACTGCCATCGGCATAACCACCCCAGCTAATTCCGATGGCACTGCTCTTTTCAGCTGCCATGAACGTACAGCCGCGCACTTCAAGATAGGGTTGATCCTGGGCGTTATTGCCGATCGCACATTCGGTATAATTGTCGAATACGCATCGCTCGAACACGAAGCGTCCGTTGACGTTGAGCCCTGAGAAAAGGTGCTGTAACACGCCCTTGCCGCCTACGAAAGTTACGCCAGAGACGAACACTCGGTTCAGGCGTTCGCTGGTCTGAAAAAGATAGTTATCATCCGGGATACGGATGACCACCGATCCGGGGATCGCCCAGAGGGAAAG
This window harbors:
- a CDS encoding glycosyltransferase, whose product is MNQATTQKVSRTVRDRRLRVGLLSPWASRLGGGVFEAVVAHAAMLCAAGADPVIFALEDLHSADDRSRFDGIPVQLGRTLGPSQIGYSPDLGRKLAAADIDLLHLHGIWMATSHLAERWAAVTRRPYVISPHGMLDPWITQRGQAKKAIARLGYEHRSWRRANLFHALTRAEAADIQRETGNDAIAVIPNAVDAHLYDNEGRDSATARIVYLGRIHPKKNIDGLIDAWQILVKQRGPAAPQLTIAGWGDPIHVAALQARIDLVLDSRLSFTGPVYGDAKRALIGSATALALPSHSEGLPMVILESWASGIPVAMSQHCNLPVGFTSGAAIDSGVDAHSIAAALAVLLDESGAARQRRRAAARDLATQCFSPQIVSEQWMAAYHRILERNS
- a CDS encoding STELLO glycosyltransferase family protein → MTETKNPKAAVVLTSIAAPNAVMKAISADCRERGLDFYVVGDTKSPDEFELEGCRFYSYAAQRELAFVTAGLCPTRHYARKNIGYLLAIQTGVELIIETDDDNLPGPDFYEALPLEATLPAVAQAGWVNVYRYFTDGLIWPRGLPLDEINAPLPVLLEPQAVRIPIQQGLANENPDVDAIYRLALPLPFNFDKSQRVALSAGTWCPYNSQNTIHYSEAFPLLYLPAYCSFRMTDIWRSFVAQRIAGVNGWSILFREATVVQDRNDHSLMRDFEDEISGYLGNRKIAEALDALDLKAGTDLGTMGENLRKCYGALVDGDYVGAEELPLLDAWLTDLATILG
- a CDS encoding WcaI family glycosyltransferase: MKLLILGINYAPEKIGIAVYTSDLARSLLQAGHDVRVLTAKPYYPEWQVQHAYRRPFWWSETCDGVRVLRCPIYVPSHPSGVRRLLHHASFALSVLVPGLWSGFRWRPDAVLCIAPSLMAAPVGWAAARLAGSIAWLHIQDFEVEAAVATGLLNGNSKAARLARSVERTIMGLFDRVSSIGPEMCRRLDDLGVPASRIRQMRNWADLHAIRPQGAQSPYRQELGITTPYVALYSGNIANKQGIEIVVAAARRLKHRHDLTIVICGDGPNRAALEQQADGCHNIVIAGLQPKDRLSDLLSLATVHLLPQKGNAADLVLPSKLTNMLASGRPVVATASAGTGLAREVEGCGLVTPPEDEVAFANAIERLLDDASLRDRCSRAARQRAEQSWNKEVTVQGFLDDLSSVVAGVKPVGVSR
- a CDS encoding glycosyltransferase family 2 protein: MIARSSSPTIAVVVATRGRAAEVCILLERLAQGHRRPDHVVIVGSSPADWAGTETAVLPVITLASSEPGLPRQRNAGVRHLLENAVAADVIVFFDDDFRPHRDWLDAAAAVFKTHEDVVGLTGAVLRDGAKTAAIDEAEASNVLAAWVRPAGEAAQSVPRLYGCNMAVRAAVFDRARFDERLPLYGWLEDLDFSGQLQGRQVLARHCAGVHLGSKGARVSGRRYGYSQIANPLYLAGKGTCPPLLTARFLAQALVLNALRAFYRHPLFDYRGRLDGNLRAFGDVLRGRLRPERILDL